In a single window of the Pseudomonadota bacterium genome:
- a CDS encoding RNA methyltransferase, whose translation MPSSPPAIVLVRPQMGENIGAAARAMMNFGLTDMRIVAPRDGWPNPAAETMAAGASSILAEARLFDTAAEAVADLAHLWATTARQRYMLKPSHTPRHAAGLMHMGARHEEASGILFGPERTGLENDEVALAHAVLNVPANPEMNSLNLAQAVLLIGYEWFQAADETPGETLREGKTHPANAEELEGFFEHLIGELDTCGFLRNQQHRPIMVRNIRNMFLRAGLFEQEVRTLRGIVSCLVNGRRPLPRDDGEGT comes from the coding sequence ATGCCGTCATCGCCGCCCGCCATCGTCCTGGTCCGCCCGCAGATGGGTGAGAACATCGGTGCGGCGGCCCGCGCCATGATGAACTTCGGTCTGACCGATATGCGGATCGTCGCGCCGCGCGACGGCTGGCCCAACCCGGCCGCCGAGACCATGGCAGCCGGTGCCAGCTCTATCCTGGCCGAGGCGCGGCTGTTCGACACGGCGGCTGAGGCGGTGGCCGACCTGGCGCACCTCTGGGCGACCACGGCGCGCCAGCGCTACATGCTGAAGCCTAGCCACACACCGCGCCATGCCGCCGGTCTGATGCACATGGGCGCGCGTCACGAGGAAGCCAGTGGCATCCTGTTCGGGCCCGAACGCACTGGCCTCGAAAACGACGAGGTGGCGCTGGCCCACGCTGTTTTGAATGTACCGGCCAATCCTGAGATGAATTCGCTCAACCTGGCCCAGGCGGTTCTTTTGATCGGCTACGAGTGGTTTCAAGCCGCCGACGAGACACCGGGCGAGACGTTGCGCGAGGGCAAGACGCATCCGGCGAACGCGGAGGAACTCGAAGGCTTCTTCGAACACCTGATCGGCGAGCTCGACACCTGCGGTTTTCTGCGCAACCAGCAACACAGGCCGATCATGGTGCGCAACATCCGCAACATGTTCCTGCGCGCTGGCCTCTTCGAGCAGGAGGTCCGGACTTTGCGCGGCATTGTGAGCTGCCTGGTCAATGGCCGTCGCCCGCTGCCTCGTGACGACGGGGAAGGGACATGA